A portion of the Cryptomeria japonica chromosome 5, Sugi_1.0, whole genome shotgun sequence genome contains these proteins:
- the LOC131042016 gene encoding putative leucine-rich repeat receptor-like serine/threonine-protein kinase At2g24130 isoform X2 — translation MAALLLLVLLLSIFLISALPHSPNNLSHHHQQQEELLLRFKAAISINGTSLPDWSPLHHFCNWSAITCDPSAHSVHALNSSHMGLDGTISPVLGNLSSLRSLDLSNNYLTGTIPPLLGQLLHIRILRLGYNQLQGTIPPALYACRSLSYLGVIYNQLHGSIPPELDLLTSLKCLYLGANSLTGSIPSSLTNLSKLIDLGLSINQISGTIPWEIGTKLPNLNLLSLWRNQLTGNIPKSLGNCSSLTMLFLHANQLGGTVPMELGKLYLLTDLYLHTNQLVGDSNNTLAFITALTNCSHLQVIEIGSNHFIGILPPSIGQLSSNLYHLSLVANMISGSIPQQIAILTNLTYLNLGNNLFNGNIPSGIKRLYKLERLRLDENKLEGSIPNEIGQMQYLGLLNFSHNQLSGKIPDSLCHSQQLRRVFLQHKKLSGEIPASLEGCQKLELLDLSYNKLGGRIPREVIASLENLQFYLNLSWNSLEGFLPQEISKIVMAQAIDICGNQLTGVIPKSLGECTALEYLNLSHNAFEGPIPNSLSKLRNLQEMDLSFNNLSGQISARGLFSNRTVGILLMGNPGLCGPNNYSLPPCPNLTQQKHSLIKKIVLAIVGIIAFVLSLCCFIIGILRKHKLSSQLVRPSSFIFQRLGYPKFSYQDLVIAISGFDESKLHGVGYFGSVYIGILRDGKIIAIKTLNLHNEEALKSFSRECKLLGRIRHRNLIRIISAFFYHDLKGLILEFACNGSLERHMYPDRDGEGFCKLGLRECLRITVDVAHGMEYLHHDCPLQIVHCDSKPSNVLLDANMIALVSDFGISRLTTTNSIDSLSTTTFALKGSIGYIAPGRY, via the exons ATGGCTGCTCTTCTCTTGTTAGTTTTATTGCTATCCATATTTTTAATCTCCGCTCTTCCTCATTCTCCCAATAATCTCTCTCATCATCATCAACAGCAAGAAGAACTGCTGTTGCGATTCAAAGCTGCCATTTCAATCAATGGCACTTCTCTGCCCGACTGGTCTCCCCTTCACCACTTCTGCAACTGGTCTGCCATCACCTGTGATCCCTCTGCTCACTCTGTCCATGCCCTCAATTCATCCCATATGGGTTTAGATGGCACCATTTCTCCTGTGCTggggaatctttcctctcttcgaTCACTAGATCTCTCCAACAATTACCTCACTGGTACCATTCCACCTCTACTCGGCCAACTCCTGCATATACGAATACTCCGTCTGGGCTACAATCAATTACAAGGAACCATTCCGCCCGCTCTCTACGCTTGCCGCAGTTTGTCTTATCTGGGAGTCATCTATAACCAACTGCATGGCAGCATACCGCCTGAGCTGGATCTTCTCACAAGTTTGAAGTGCCTCTACTTGGGCGCAAACAGTCTCACAGGTTCCATTCCCAGCTCTTTAACAAATCTCTCAAAATTGATTGACTTGGGTTTATCTATAAACCAGATAAGTGGAACCATTCCATGGGAAATTGGTACCAAGCTCCCCAATTTGAACTTGCTTAGCTTATGGCGAAATCAGCTTACTGgaaacatacccaaatctttgGGAAATTGTTCCAGTCTCACGATGCTTTTTTTACATGCAAACCAACTCGGTGGAACGGTTCCAATGGAGCTGGGTAAGTTGTACCTTCTTACCGACCTTTACCTACACACCAATCAACTTGTTGGTGATAGCAATAACACACTGGCCTTTATCACTGCTCTCACAAATTGCTCCCACTTGCAAGTAATAGAAATAGGAAGCAATCATTTCATTGGTATATTGCCTCCATCCATAGGCCAACTGTCTTCCAATCTCTATCATTTGAGTTTAGTAGCCAACATGATAAGCGGAAGCATACCACAGCAGATTGCCATTCTGACAAACTTAACCTACTTAAATTTAGGCAATAATCTTTTCAACGGCAATATTCCATCTGGAATTAAAAGATTATATAAGTTGGAAAGATTGCGGTTGGATGAGAACAAATTAGAAGGAAGCATTCCAAATGAGATAGGTCAAATGCAATATCTCGGACTCTTAAATTTTAGTCACAACCAGTTATCCGGAAAAATACCAGATTCTCTTTGTCACTCCCAGCAGCTAAGACGCGTTTTTCTTCAGCACAAGAAGTTATCCGGGGAGATCCCTGCTAGTTTGGAGGGATGTCAGAAGTTGGAGCTTCTTGACTTATCTTACAATAAACTAGGGGGTAGGATACCTCGTGAAGTCATTGCCAGCCTTGAAAACCTGCAATTCTACCTCAATCTTTCATGGAATTCTTTGGAAGGGTTCTTGCCACAGGAGATCAGTAAAATTGTAATGGCTCAAGCCATAGATATCTGTGGAAATCAACTAACTGGGGTCATTCCAAAATCTTTAGGAGAGTGCACGGCTTTGGAGTATCTAAATCTGTCGCACAATGCCTTTGAAGGTCCAATACCAAATTCACTTTCTAAATTACGAAATCTCCAAGAAATGGATCTTTCTTTCAATAATTTGTCAGGGCAGATTTCAGCAAGAGGGTTGTTTTCAAATAGAACTGTTGGAATATTGTTAATGGGGAACCCTGGCCTCTGTGGGCCAAATAATTATTCATTGCCTCCCTGCCCAAATCTGACCCAGCAAAAACATTCACTGATAAAAAAAATAGTCTTAGCAATTGTTGGAATCATTGCATTTGTATTATCATTATGCTGCTTCATTATAGGAATTCTACGGAAGCATAAACTTTCAAGCCAACTAGTTCGTCCCTCAAGCTTTATTTTTCAAAGACTCGGCTATCCGAAATTTTCTTATCAAGATCTTGTCATTGCAATATCTGGATTTGATGAGTCAAAGTTGCACGGAGTGGGTTATTTTGGATCTGTTTACATAGGCATCTTGAGGGATGGTAAGATAATTGCCATCAAGACTCTTAATTTGCACAATGAAGAAGCTCTTAAGAGTTTTAGTAGAGAGTGCAAATTGTTAGGGAGGATTCGGCACCGCAACCTCATCAGAATCATAAGTGCATTTTTCTACCATGACTTAAAAGGTTTGATTCTTGAATTTGCATGTAATGGGAGCTTGGAAAGACATATGTACCCTGACAGGGATGGTGAAGGCTTCTGTAAATTGGGATTGCGTGAGTGTTTGAGAATTACTGTAGATGTAGCCCATGGCATGGAATACTTACATCATGATTGTCCTCTACAAATAGTGCACTGTGATTCAAAACCTAGCAATGTGCTCTTGGATGCCAACATGATAGCCCTTGTCAGTGATTTTGGTATATCTCGTTTGACTACTACAAACTCCATAGATTCACTGAGTACAACGACATTTGCACTCAAAGGATCTATCGGATATATTGCTCCag GGAGATATTAA
- the LOC131042016 gene encoding putative leucine-rich repeat receptor-like serine/threonine-protein kinase At2g24130 isoform X1 translates to MAALLLLVLLLSIFLISALPHSPNNLSHHHQQQEELLLRFKAAISINGTSLPDWSPLHHFCNWSAITCDPSAHSVHALNSSHMGLDGTISPVLGNLSSLRSLDLSNNYLTGTIPPLLGQLLHIRILRLGYNQLQGTIPPALYACRSLSYLGVIYNQLHGSIPPELDLLTSLKCLYLGANSLTGSIPSSLTNLSKLIDLGLSINQISGTIPWEIGTKLPNLNLLSLWRNQLTGNIPKSLGNCSSLTMLFLHANQLGGTVPMELGKLYLLTDLYLHTNQLVGDSNNTLAFITALTNCSHLQVIEIGSNHFIGILPPSIGQLSSNLYHLSLVANMISGSIPQQIAILTNLTYLNLGNNLFNGNIPSGIKRLYKLERLRLDENKLEGSIPNEIGQMQYLGLLNFSHNQLSGKIPDSLCHSQQLRRVFLQHKKLSGEIPASLEGCQKLELLDLSYNKLGGRIPREVIASLENLQFYLNLSWNSLEGFLPQEISKIVMAQAIDICGNQLTGVIPKSLGECTALEYLNLSHNAFEGPIPNSLSKLRNLQEMDLSFNNLSGQISARGLFSNRTVGILLMGNPGLCGPNNYSLPPCPNLTQQKHSLIKKIVLAIVGIIAFVLSLCCFIIGILRKHKLSSQLVRPSSFIFQRLGYPKFSYQDLVIAISGFDESKLHGVGYFGSVYIGILRDGKIIAIKTLNLHNEEALKSFSRECKLLGRIRHRNLIRIISAFFYHDLKGLILEFACNGSLERHMYPDRDGEGFCKLGLRECLRITVDVAHGMEYLHHDCPLQIVHCDSKPSNVLLDANMIALVSDFGISRLTTTNSIDSLSTTTFALKGSIGYIAPEMVTRKRPSDDMFVGDMSLQKWARSAFPDRLAEIVDSELWRDVNENMEDNKCLISFINVGLLCSIESRRERPSMRDVGNVLESLKTSLLGGAGASNLRATISELLENTNPTGTETLASDGQSSTF, encoded by the exons ATGGCTGCTCTTCTCTTGTTAGTTTTATTGCTATCCATATTTTTAATCTCCGCTCTTCCTCATTCTCCCAATAATCTCTCTCATCATCATCAACAGCAAGAAGAACTGCTGTTGCGATTCAAAGCTGCCATTTCAATCAATGGCACTTCTCTGCCCGACTGGTCTCCCCTTCACCACTTCTGCAACTGGTCTGCCATCACCTGTGATCCCTCTGCTCACTCTGTCCATGCCCTCAATTCATCCCATATGGGTTTAGATGGCACCATTTCTCCTGTGCTggggaatctttcctctcttcgaTCACTAGATCTCTCCAACAATTACCTCACTGGTACCATTCCACCTCTACTCGGCCAACTCCTGCATATACGAATACTCCGTCTGGGCTACAATCAATTACAAGGAACCATTCCGCCCGCTCTCTACGCTTGCCGCAGTTTGTCTTATCTGGGAGTCATCTATAACCAACTGCATGGCAGCATACCGCCTGAGCTGGATCTTCTCACAAGTTTGAAGTGCCTCTACTTGGGCGCAAACAGTCTCACAGGTTCCATTCCCAGCTCTTTAACAAATCTCTCAAAATTGATTGACTTGGGTTTATCTATAAACCAGATAAGTGGAACCATTCCATGGGAAATTGGTACCAAGCTCCCCAATTTGAACTTGCTTAGCTTATGGCGAAATCAGCTTACTGgaaacatacccaaatctttgGGAAATTGTTCCAGTCTCACGATGCTTTTTTTACATGCAAACCAACTCGGTGGAACGGTTCCAATGGAGCTGGGTAAGTTGTACCTTCTTACCGACCTTTACCTACACACCAATCAACTTGTTGGTGATAGCAATAACACACTGGCCTTTATCACTGCTCTCACAAATTGCTCCCACTTGCAAGTAATAGAAATAGGAAGCAATCATTTCATTGGTATATTGCCTCCATCCATAGGCCAACTGTCTTCCAATCTCTATCATTTGAGTTTAGTAGCCAACATGATAAGCGGAAGCATACCACAGCAGATTGCCATTCTGACAAACTTAACCTACTTAAATTTAGGCAATAATCTTTTCAACGGCAATATTCCATCTGGAATTAAAAGATTATATAAGTTGGAAAGATTGCGGTTGGATGAGAACAAATTAGAAGGAAGCATTCCAAATGAGATAGGTCAAATGCAATATCTCGGACTCTTAAATTTTAGTCACAACCAGTTATCCGGAAAAATACCAGATTCTCTTTGTCACTCCCAGCAGCTAAGACGCGTTTTTCTTCAGCACAAGAAGTTATCCGGGGAGATCCCTGCTAGTTTGGAGGGATGTCAGAAGTTGGAGCTTCTTGACTTATCTTACAATAAACTAGGGGGTAGGATACCTCGTGAAGTCATTGCCAGCCTTGAAAACCTGCAATTCTACCTCAATCTTTCATGGAATTCTTTGGAAGGGTTCTTGCCACAGGAGATCAGTAAAATTGTAATGGCTCAAGCCATAGATATCTGTGGAAATCAACTAACTGGGGTCATTCCAAAATCTTTAGGAGAGTGCACGGCTTTGGAGTATCTAAATCTGTCGCACAATGCCTTTGAAGGTCCAATACCAAATTCACTTTCTAAATTACGAAATCTCCAAGAAATGGATCTTTCTTTCAATAATTTGTCAGGGCAGATTTCAGCAAGAGGGTTGTTTTCAAATAGAACTGTTGGAATATTGTTAATGGGGAACCCTGGCCTCTGTGGGCCAAATAATTATTCATTGCCTCCCTGCCCAAATCTGACCCAGCAAAAACATTCACTGATAAAAAAAATAGTCTTAGCAATTGTTGGAATCATTGCATTTGTATTATCATTATGCTGCTTCATTATAGGAATTCTACGGAAGCATAAACTTTCAAGCCAACTAGTTCGTCCCTCAAGCTTTATTTTTCAAAGACTCGGCTATCCGAAATTTTCTTATCAAGATCTTGTCATTGCAATATCTGGATTTGATGAGTCAAAGTTGCACGGAGTGGGTTATTTTGGATCTGTTTACATAGGCATCTTGAGGGATGGTAAGATAATTGCCATCAAGACTCTTAATTTGCACAATGAAGAAGCTCTTAAGAGTTTTAGTAGAGAGTGCAAATTGTTAGGGAGGATTCGGCACCGCAACCTCATCAGAATCATAAGTGCATTTTTCTACCATGACTTAAAAGGTTTGATTCTTGAATTTGCATGTAATGGGAGCTTGGAAAGACATATGTACCCTGACAGGGATGGTGAAGGCTTCTGTAAATTGGGATTGCGTGAGTGTTTGAGAATTACTGTAGATGTAGCCCATGGCATGGAATACTTACATCATGATTGTCCTCTACAAATAGTGCACTGTGATTCAAAACCTAGCAATGTGCTCTTGGATGCCAACATGATAGCCCTTGTCAGTGATTTTGGTATATCTCGTTTGACTACTACAAACTCCATAGATTCACTGAGTACAACGACATTTGCACTCAAAGGATCTATCGGATATATTGCTCCag AGATGGTTACAAGAAAAAGGCCAAGTGATGACATGTTTGTTGGAGACATGAGCTTGCAAAAGTGGGCGAGGTCAGCTTTTCCAGACAGACTGGCAGAAATTGTTGATAGCGAGCTATGGAGAGATGTGAATGAAAACATGGAAGACAATAAATGTCTTATTTCTTTCATTAATGTTGGTTTGCTTTGTAGTATTGAATCACGAAGAGAAAGGCCTTCCATGAGAGATGTAGGCAATGTCTTGGAGAGCCTAAAGACATCTTTGTTGGGAGGTGCAGGTGCTTCCAATTTAAGAGCCACCATATCAGAACTGCTGGAGAATACCAATCCCACAGGAACAGAAACATTGGCATCTGACGGTCAAAGTTCTACATTTTAG